A portion of the Stigmatella aurantiaca DW4/3-1 genome contains these proteins:
- a CDS encoding ferritin-like domain-containing protein, whose translation MRKLAEKNPEKLVDLLQERLTFERTSVRLYDRVLSLMASSGEAQVHAMLNTMRAHRDEEAEHQEWLEEQIRALGGDVNGETELSRLVTAEAQGIEQVILAQAPQLPHLFHALMAAELVDNAGWDLLVSLAEDADDDEALDTFGLRLAEEEDHLEFLRQTLTRYAENRVLGGALHLPSEL comes from the coding sequence ATGAGGAAGCTGGCGGAGAAGAACCCGGAGAAGCTGGTGGACCTGCTCCAGGAGCGGCTCACGTTCGAGCGCACGAGCGTGAGGCTTTACGACCGTGTCCTGTCGTTGATGGCCTCCTCGGGTGAGGCGCAGGTTCACGCCATGCTGAACACGATGCGGGCGCACCGGGACGAGGAAGCCGAGCACCAGGAGTGGCTGGAGGAGCAGATCCGCGCCCTGGGCGGAGACGTGAACGGAGAGACGGAGCTGTCGCGGCTGGTGACGGCGGAGGCGCAGGGCATCGAGCAGGTCATCCTGGCGCAGGCGCCCCAGCTGCCCCACCTGTTCCACGCGCTGATGGCGGCGGAGCTGGTGGACAACGCGGGGTGGGACTTGCTGGTCTCCCTGGCCGAGGACGCCGACGACGACGAGGCGCTGGACACCTTCGGGCTGCGCCTGGCCGAGGAGGAGGATCACCTCGAGTTCCTCCGGCAGACGCTCACGCGCTACGCGGAGAACCGGGTGCTCGGGGGCGCGCTGCACCTGCCCTCCGAGCTCTGA